ggcgatcctcccacctcagcttcccgagtagctgggactacaggtatgtgccaccatgcctggctaatttttgtattttctgtagagacagggtttcatcatgttgcccaggctggtctggaactcctgggctgaagcaatcctccagcctcagcccccaagcGTCAGCCACTATGCTCTGCCCCTATTCCATGTTGTAACCAAGCTCCCTGTCTCCCTTTATACATGCACCTGACCAGAATCGTATTTTTTCCTGATTCCATGTCCACAGAGTCAGAGATCAGCGTTCTACTGCCACAAGCTAAGGAATGCCAGTGTGACCTGTTAGGCCCCTCACATCTCCTGTAGCATAGCCAGGgtctatgttttccttttcttcaattaaaattgccagtgacttattttcctctttacaGACGCAACCAACTCCCATGTTTCTTAAGCAGATTTATTGTTTATGCTTTGAGCCCCACGTCCGTGGGGTTTCTAATATGGCCCACCCaatgttatttttcctctctACGGGCCTCAGTCTGACAGGAGTATTCCAGGTGTCCGGGGCGTGCTGAGATGACCCAGGTCTGAGTGGCCTCCCAATTACTCAGAATCTTTCATTATCTATTCTACAGCAAGTGGCCCTCGGCAGCTCAGGCTCAGGGAATTTCAAACGTATCACCTCCACCGGCTGGACAAGTCCTCTCGAGACAGAGTCTGGGGCCAAGGGAGGATGTTGTCACAGGTGCTAGCAACATTGTCATGATGGAAGGTGGCCTGGTTTCCAGGCCTGACCAGGCCAAGGGTTAAGTGTGGGTTCAGAGTCACAGAAGAATCACGAAGAAGATGTTCTTATGCACCGACACCTGACTTGGGAGCAGGTTCTTTGCCTATATCCAGTTAGTCTCTACCACAATCCAAGAGGAGTCTTTCTCCCCATTCTcatattacagatgaagaaacccaGCACAGGGAGATGAGGTAACTCTCCCAGAGTCCCCAGCGAAGGACTTGAGCTGGGACAGTTGGATCCTAAGGCTCCTGCTTCCCCCACCTCAGCACGCTACTCTTCACAGaacaatgttttatttacttttggacattttaacctttattttggaataatttcagacttaAACAAAGGTTGCAAAAATAGCGTAAAGCATTCTCATATACCCTTCATTCCACTTCCCCAAATTTTAACGTATTATACAATCACAGTACAACGGTGAAAACTAGAATATCAACATTCAcacaatactattaactaatcTGCAGATTTTATTCACATTTCATCAACTATTCCACTAATGTTTTGTTCTGGTGGGATTCCATTTAGGGtgtttttctgctgctttttgtttttccttttatctttttctttttcttttttttttttttttggagacagagtctcactctgtcacctaggctggagtgcagcggcgccatcccggctcacttcagcctccacctcctgggttcaagcgattctcctgcctcagcctctcgagtaactggcactggaggtgcatgccaccacacccagctaattttgtatttttagtagagacgggattttaccacgttggccaggctgatctcgaactcctgacctctggtgattcacccacctcaacctcccaaaatgctgggattacaggcgtgagccaccatgcccagccagtaaatgtttttaaaatagggCACTTATGGACTTTTGGGGGTAAGTGACACCTAATCTTCAGGGGTCTGCAGGATAATTTCTAAATGGGGCTCACAGCTTATTTGTCCCTCATAGGGAGGCTGCAATTACCTCACAAAGCTCCACTAGGGTCACAACAAGGTAGCAAAAGCCAGGGCAGGGCCTGCAGGTACAGGGGGATCCCGCAGGCAGAAATCTGTGGTGGGTGGGTGGCAGGTGAGCAAGGAGAACGTGTCTCTAAAGGAAGCACAGGGAACAGGTGGTGTCTTGGTAGGACAGTTGGAGCCCAAGGTAGGTAAGAAGAATGTACCACCTCTTGCTCCATATGACTGCTTCCTTATATCTCAGTTCAGATACTACCTTCTCCATAAGGCCTCCTCCCTTCCCGTAAGTGATGCTTCTCTATGACCCAGATCCTATTGCAGAGCACTGGAGGGGCTGTTCTGGGGGCTTTCTTCCCTGAGACCTGTGAAGGCAGGGAGAGGGGCTTGCACACCTTGGcaagtgtttaaaatttttgcttgcCTGGATCACCAAAGAACTGAATGGGTGGTGTAAATGGGTAGAAAATGAACTGACTGGAAAGTGAGTGACAAGGTTCAGTTTGAATCTCTGTTTAAATGCAGGCAGGCCATCCCCCAGGAAAGCCTATGTTGGTGAGGGTCACCGTGGGAGAACGAGTGAGCTACTgcctggcaccaccacaccctggaAGGTGCAGTTGGGAAGAAGGTTCCCGAGGCTGTAGACATGGGGATCAGATGCTGGAGAAACCCCCTGCTGCTGCTGATTGCCCTGGTCCTGTCGGCCAAGCTGGGTCACTTCCAAAGGTGGGAGGGCTTCCAGGAGAAGCCTATGAGCAAGAAGAACATGAATTCAACGCTTAACTTCTTCATTCAATCCTACAACAATGCCAGCAACGACACCTACTTATATCGAGTTCAGAAGCTAATTCGAAGTCAGATGCAGGTTTGTACCTTGCTCTTCCCAGACATCAGCAGGCCCCGTTCTTGCCCTTTCAGACACGTGAGGATTCTGGGGTGGCTCCTGAAACAACCGAGCAGTGGTTCTCTGTGAGGTCCTGAGTGGGGAGCATTTTCACTTGCAGTGGGTCCATTGTAGAGTTGTTCAGATCCCAGAATGTCCTCAGCCATGCTTCTAAAATTCTTTTCTAAGGACTGGCATGAACTCTAACTCCATTACacttagaaacaaaaatgttcacTGAGGATTgaactcttccttccttccttcctctctctctctctctctctctctctctctttctttctttgagatggagtttcactcttgttgcccaagctggagtgcaatggcataatctcggctcgctgcaacctccacctcccgggtttaagcgattgtcctgcctcagcctcccgagaagctgggattacaggtgtgcaccaccacgcctagctaattttttgtatttttagtagaaacagtgtttcaccatgttagccaggctggtctcaaactcctaacctcaggtgatctgcccgtcttggcctcccaaagtgctggggttacaggtatgagccaccacgcccggccaactctTTTTCCTTGGAAAGAATTGCCTTTCATTCTGATATTCGACCCTGCCAGAGTGACAGCAAGGATGATTTTGCTCCCTTTAAAGTTCTCATTTGgcaaaatacaaatattctcTGTAGGCCTGTAGCCCCCAATATTTTTTCAATGTCCAGGGTTGTAAAATTCAAAACTGGGTTTTCTGTGTTATACAAACTTCACATTACAAAGAGGGTTTATTCTGGAAGTGGAGGGGATGTGAGAAGCAGGGTTCAGCCAGATCACCTCACCTtctgttttacatataaaatttctctgaaatatattaattgaaggataatagaagaaagaaaagttgttTGGGAACCATTTTTATTGGTCCAACATTTCCTCAAGGTCAGAATAATAAATTATACAGTCACCCTTGGTGTCCATgaggaattggttccaggacccctcaGGATGCCCACATCCACGGATCTCAGGTCTCTTGTGTAAAATGGAATAGCATTTCcacataacctatgcacatcttccTACATATggtaaatcatttctagattaatTATAATAACTGGtacagtgtaaatgctatgtagATAATTATTATACTGTACTGTTTAGCGATTAATTACAAGACAAAAATGTTCAGTATAGAGGCAaccatacatttttttcctgaatattttgaTGCACAGTTGTTTGCATCCACAGATGTGGAGCTCATAAGTACAGAGGGCCGACTGTAGAAGTTGGGGCAGCAACAATGCTATGTCCTAGTTCAATTAGCTGGATTTGGGAAAACACAACTGGCTATGGGAAAGCTCTTTGGCCAGAGAGTAAGGCAACTGTAACTGAGAGAACCCGCAAGGAGGGAGTGCAGGGTGGGCAGGACCAGTCAGCGTAGGTCAAATCCTTATCCCAGTGCAGACTGTCCCGCGGACTAGCTCAGTGAGGCACTACTACCACAAGATGGCGATGTTGTCCATTTGGTTCTTGGTTCTTCCTCTCTTGGTTGAGACCCCAAGGAGGCTTGTCTTGTGAAATCAATCAATTACCATTAAGTTAGCTGTTAAAGAATAATGATGAGCATTTGATGTCATTCATATTGGTAAGGAGACAGAACACGCATGCCTCCTGGTAGCTGGGTGGATCTTGGCATGGGCCTCTGGGCACCTCCGCGCCCAGACGATTGTGTCTGTCCTTACACCTCACAGAGGGAACAAGGGCAGGCATGGAGGGCTGTCAGGTGCCTCTGGGGCTTCATGCCCAGCTCCTTCTGATTGAGGCTCTTGGTCAAGTGACATCCAgactctccaggcctcagtttcttcacctgcaaaGTGGCTCAGAATAGGAGGGAAGTACTTATCACAGTGCCAACATCTAATAGCACTTGTAAAAATCTTTGCCGTTATTACTACTACTCCTGTCATTATCAAACAAATAAGTCTAATAATGAATAACTCTTTGCACACTGGAACATCACTTACAGTGATGACTGGTGGTTTAGTTTTTTCTTACATTCCGAGCGTGCTGAAAGTCAGTGTGACCATGCCTGGTACAGCCCTGCAAATGCCCATGCATGGATGGCCCCTGCATGCTTGGGTGCTGGGAGCCTGGTACTGCCCTCAGGCCTAGCCCC
This genomic interval from Theropithecus gelada isolate Dixy chromosome 10, Tgel_1.0, whole genome shotgun sequence contains the following:
- the CSTL1 gene encoding cystatin-like 1; translation: MGIRCWRNPLLLLIALVLSAKLGHFQRWEGFQEKPMSKKNMNSTLNFFIQSYNNASNDTYLYRVQKLIRSQMQLTTGVEYIVTVKIGRTKCKRNDTSNSSCPLQSKKLRKSLICESLIYTVPWINYFQLWNNSCLEA